A single window of Coffea eugenioides isolate CCC68of chromosome 7, Ceug_1.0, whole genome shotgun sequence DNA harbors:
- the LOC113777936 gene encoding probable serine/threonine-protein kinase PIX13, producing the protein MGNCFGSKSVSTSPSTINSSNLTKPSSVGTSNYYSNGGGLSATSSSAGQSRFSAAISEEPLSPGEILPTPNLKMYSFADLKSATRNFRSDTVLGVGGFGTVFKGWVDEKTLAPAKFGSGMIVAIKKLNPESMQGFEEWQSEVNFLGRLSHPNLVKLLGYCWEDKELLLVYEFMQRGSLENHLFRRSSAVEPLSWDTRLKIAIGAARGLAFLHSSEKQVIYRDFKASNILLDGNYNAKLADFGLAKLGPSGGMSHVTTRVMGTYGYAAPEYIATGHLYVKSDVYGFGVVLLEMLTGLRALDTRRPSGQHNLVDYAKPLISHKRKLKTIMDARIEGQYSSKAALQAAQLALRCLEAEPKKRPSMKEVIEILEQIEAIKEKPKESKSGSVRSNSSHSSFSHRDLLSSHRRSPYHPSHHGPGFGAGS; encoded by the exons ATGGGAAACTGCTTTGGATCAAAATCAGTTAGTACAAGCCCTAGCACTATCAACTCCAGCAACTTAACCAAGCCTTCTAGTGTTG GAACATCAAATTATTACAGCAATGGTGGTGGTCTTTCTGCCACAAGCAGCAGTGCTGGCCAAAGCCGATTTTCGGCAGCAATAAGCGAGGAACCTTTGTCGCCAGGTGAAATATTGCCCACTCCAAATTTGAAGATGTATAGTTTTGCTGATTTGAAGAGTGCCACAAGGAATTTCCGGTCCGATACAGTGTTGGGAGTGGGAGGTTTTGGGACTGTATTTAAGGGATGGGTTGATGAAAAGACTCTTGCACCTGCTAAATTTGGTAGTGGGATGATTGTTGCTATTAAGAAACTAAATCCTGAGAGTATGCAAGGCTTTGAAGAATGGCAG TCAGAAGTTAACTTCTTGGGAAGACTTTCACATCCCAACTTAGTTAAGCTGTTAGGATACTGTTGGGAAGATAAAGAACTGCTGCTTGTGTATGAATTTATGCAGAGGGGAAGCCTGGAAAACCATCTTTTTAGGA GAAGCTCAGCTGTCGAACCACTCTCTTGGGATACACGGTTGAAAATTGCCATAGGAGCAGCACGTGGCCTTGCTTTTCTGCATTCTTCGGAAAAGCAAGTCATTTATAGGGACTTTAAGGCTTCTAATATATTGCTTGACGGG AATTATAATGCAAAATTAGCTGATTTTGGCTTAGCAAAACTGGGGCCTTCAGGTGGAATGAGCCATGTGACAACACGAGTTATGGGCACATATGGTTATGCTGCTCCTGAATACATTGCAACAG GTCATTTATACGTGAAGAGTGATGTGTATGGGTTTGGGGTTGTGCTGCTTGAAATGCTGACAGGCCTAAGAGCACTAGATACTAGAAGGCCTAGCGGGCAGCATAATTTGGTGGATTATGCAAAGCCGCTGATTTCTCATAAACGAAAGCTGAAGACCATTATGGATGCTAGGATTGAAGGGCAGTATTCTTCGAAAGCAGCTTTGCAGGCTGCTCAACTTGCTCTAAGATGCCTAGAAGCAGAGCCCAAAAAGAGGCCATCCATGAAAGAAGTGATAGAAATACTGGAACAGATTGAGGCTATCAAAGAGAAGCCCAAAGAATCCAAAAGTGGGTCTGTCCGTTCTAATTCCTCGCACTCTTCATTTTCTCATCGCGACCTTCTTTCCAGTCATCGGCGATCTCCCTATCATCCAAGCCACCATGGGCCTGGGTTTGGAGCTGGAAGTTGA
- the LOC113777994 gene encoding protein RKD5 produces MASLQASPPLKALVVFRNRIHKELIRSIHVYQLEGGAEEVVEREYLFLENLEYEEMKFLGKVFTLQKFDVSAHFAGMANGVWDCIYVFNMDLDKQPNLEMIPEDLSITRNPKLASIPSLSNDLQMIFKLGHKIECGDPSKVLPKEGEEIHSDVGHLTQRAQHVPVLDLNSLPCSGSDNEENNQNAAVIHRIEAERLVHVGSVLLKWKIAGVVEKKQKRAATKDIARLALEDLAKYFDLPIIEASKNLKVGLTVLKKKCREFGIPRWPHRKIKSLDSLIQDLQGEVKRQLEEDEAAAMAVAKRQRMIESEKESIEKKPFLDIQWETKKFRQDIFKRRHRARALENQSRTLSLL; encoded by the exons ATGGCTTCACTCCAAGCATCCCCGCCTCTCAAAGCACTTGTTGTCTTTCGAAACCGCATTCACAAAG AGCTGATCAGGAGTATTCATGTGTACCAATTGGAGGGAGGGGCAGAGGAGGTCGTAGAGAGGGAGTATCTGTTTCTTGAGAATCTTGAATATGAGGAGATGAAGTTCCTTGGCAAAGTTTTCACCCTGCAGAAATTTGATGTCTCAGCACATTTTGCAGGGATGGCTAATGGTGTTTGGGATTGCATTTATGTGTTTAACATGGACTTAGACAAGCAGCCTAATCTGGAAATGATTCCGGAGGATTTGTCAATTACTAG AAACCCTAAGCTGGCATCAATCCCGTCCTTGTCAAATGATCTTCAAATGATCTTCAAATTGGGACACAAAATAGAATGTGGAGATCCATCAAAAGTTTTACCTAAGGAAGGAGAGGAAATTCACAGTGATGTTGGTCATCTTACTCAAAGGGCTCAGCATGTGCCTGTGTTGGATCTTAACTCACTTCCGTGTTCTGGATCTGATAATGAAGAGAATAACCAGAATGCAGCAG TGATCCACAGAATTGAAGCCGAACGCCTTGTCCACGTGGGAAGTGTGCTTCTAAA ATGGAAGATTGCAGGTGTAGTAGAGAAGAAGCAAAAGAGGGCTGCAACCAAAGATATAGCAAGACTTGCATTGGAAGATCTTGCCAAGTACTTTGATCTTCCAATTATTGAAGCTTCAAAGAATCTTAAAGTTGGTCTTACAGTACTCAAGAAGAAGTGCAGAGAATTTGGTATTCCTCGTTGGCCACATCGAAAGATCAAATCCCTTGATAGTCTGATTCAGGACCTCCAG GGAGAGGTGAAAAGGCAGCTGGAGGAGGATGAAGCTGCAGCAATGGCAGTGGCAAAAAGGCAGCGAATGAtagaaagtgaaaaagaaaGCATAGAGAAGAAGCCCTTCTTGGACATACAGTGGGAAACCAAAAAGTTCAGGCAAGATATCTTTAAGAGAAGGCATAGGGCTAGAGCTCTTGAAAACCAATCTCGAACATTATCCTTGCTTTAG